In one Arthrobacter jinronghuae genomic region, the following are encoded:
- a CDS encoding O-methyltransferase, with amino-acid sequence MRADKQTSWSYTEALPTEDEVLIRARERSYELGVSAVSSGVGAALTVLAAASKATTVVEVGTGAGVSGVCLLRGLGRNAVLTTIDSDVDHLRAAREAYAEAGIPGNRTRTISGRAAEVLPRLTDAAYDMVFIDADKPSFPLYVNQAVRLLKRGGLLVVNDALDHGKVADPAVREATTNTMRKVGKAIRENEDLASALLPTGDGLLLAVKTA; translated from the coding sequence ATGCGCGCCGACAAGCAGACCAGTTGGTCCTACACGGAGGCCCTGCCTACCGAGGATGAGGTCCTGATCCGTGCGCGCGAACGGTCCTACGAGCTGGGCGTCAGTGCCGTATCCAGCGGCGTAGGCGCCGCGTTGACCGTACTGGCGGCTGCGAGCAAGGCCACCACGGTAGTGGAAGTCGGCACCGGAGCAGGTGTTTCGGGCGTCTGCCTGCTGCGCGGCCTGGGCCGCAACGCGGTGCTCACCACCATCGATTCCGACGTCGACCACCTCCGTGCGGCCCGCGAGGCCTATGCGGAGGCCGGCATTCCGGGCAACCGGACCCGCACCATCTCCGGCCGGGCGGCCGAGGTACTCCCCCGCCTCACGGACGCCGCCTACGACATGGTGTTCATCGACGCAGACAAGCCCTCCTTCCCGCTCTACGTGAACCAGGCGGTGCGGCTCCTCAAGCGCGGCGGCCTGCTGGTGGTCAATGACGCACTGGACCACGGCAAGGTCGCGGATCCGGCTGTCCGGGAAGCCACCACCAACACCATGCGCAAGGTAGGCAAGGCCATCCGGGAGAACGAAGACCTCGCCTCGGCCCTGCTGCCCACCGGTGACGGCCTTCTGCTGGCCGTGAAAACCGCTTAG
- the sigE gene encoding RNA polymerase sigma factor SigE, whose translation MATTPDTAAADMAGEWVRPTWEEVVQAHSAKVYRLAYRLTGNKHDAEDLTQEVFVRVFRSLANFQPGTLDGWLHRITTNLFLDQARRRSRIRFDGMTEETSSKLPSNGPGPERSFEFNNLDVDIARALEELPPDFRAAVVLCDLEGLSYDEVARVLDVKLGTVRSRIHRGRAMLKEKLAHRDPQVPPAARSLLKLPRVAGAS comes from the coding sequence ATGGCAACGACGCCGGACACAGCAGCCGCGGACATGGCTGGGGAGTGGGTACGTCCCACTTGGGAGGAAGTGGTCCAGGCACACTCGGCGAAGGTATACCGGCTGGCCTATCGGCTGACCGGAAACAAACATGATGCCGAGGACCTGACCCAGGAAGTCTTCGTCCGGGTTTTCCGCTCGCTGGCCAACTTCCAGCCCGGCACCCTCGACGGCTGGCTGCACCGCATCACCACCAACCTATTCCTGGACCAGGCCCGGCGGCGCAGCCGGATCCGTTTCGACGGCATGACCGAGGAAACCTCCAGCAAGCTGCCCAGCAACGGGCCAGGCCCCGAACGAAGCTTCGAATTCAATAACCTCGACGTGGACATCGCCCGCGCCCTGGAGGAGCTGCCGCCGGACTTCCGCGCCGCGGTTGTCCTGTGCGATCTGGAGGGGCTTTCCTACGACGAGGTTGCCCGCGTATTGGACGTCAAGCTGGGCACCGTCCGGTCCCGGATCCACCGCGGCCGGGCAATGCTGAAGGAAAAGCTCGCCCACCGGGACCCGCAGGTGCCCCCGGCCGCCCGTTCACTGCTCAAACTGCCCCGAGTTGCGGGAGCCAGCTGA
- the map gene encoding type I methionyl aminopeptidase, which yields MIEILNPDELSRARQTGALVADILQSIKARSTVGTNLLDIDRWARAMITEAGAKSCYVDYAPSFGRGPFGHYICTSVNDAVLHGLPHDYALADGDLLTLDLAVSLRGIVADSAITFIVGNAPSPESAAMIAVTERALAAGIATARPGARIGDISFAIGTVLTDAGYPVNTEFGGHGVGSTMHQDPHIANSGRPGRGYKLRPGLLLALEPWVMADTAELVTDADGWTLRSATGCRTAHSEHTIAITDDGAEILTLPK from the coding sequence ATGATCGAGATCCTCAACCCTGACGAGTTGTCCCGTGCAAGGCAGACGGGTGCCCTGGTCGCTGACATCCTGCAGTCGATCAAGGCCCGCAGCACGGTGGGAACCAACCTGTTGGACATCGACAGGTGGGCCAGGGCCATGATCACCGAGGCCGGTGCCAAGTCCTGTTACGTCGACTATGCGCCGTCCTTCGGGCGCGGGCCGTTTGGCCACTACATCTGCACCTCCGTCAACGACGCCGTGCTGCACGGGCTTCCGCACGACTACGCGCTGGCCGACGGCGACCTGCTGACACTGGACCTCGCGGTATCACTCAGGGGAATCGTTGCCGACTCCGCCATCACGTTCATCGTCGGCAATGCCCCGTCCCCGGAGAGCGCCGCGATGATCGCCGTGACCGAACGGGCCCTTGCCGCCGGAATTGCGACGGCCCGTCCCGGCGCCCGCATCGGGGACATTTCCTTTGCCATTGGAACAGTCCTCACCGATGCGGGATATCCGGTCAATACCGAGTTCGGCGGGCACGGCGTCGGTTCCACGATGCACCAGGACCCGCACATCGCGAACTCCGGGCGGCCGGGCCGCGGCTACAAGCTGCGCCCCGGACTGCTGCTGGCCCTGGAACCGTGGGTCATGGCGGACACCGCAGAATTAGTGACCGACGCCGACGGGTGGACCCTGCGCAGCGCAACAGGCTGCCGGACGGCGCACAGCGAGCACACGATCGCCATCACCGATGACGGGGCCGAGATCCTCACACTGCCGAAGTAA
- a CDS encoding aminopeptidase P family protein encodes MTTEANSTTSLPEPSEGQPLEDRVNNRSQRPSSEAFKKFMSSGWAAESGELPEADAVAPFAARRRRALSKRFPGERLVIPAGPLKVRSNDTDYRFRPHSGFAHLTGLGVDREPDAVLVMEPTEPGAGDDGGNHTAVLYFRPLAGTDSDEFYSNARYGSFWIGNRLGLAEISALIGLPTRHLDEAETAITNNVGDPQFGGISVRLLRSVDEMVDALVDTVRYNTALDPENADLSALDALDGELTEALSELRLVKDEWEIEQMKAAVAATVNGFTEVVKALPRAISHPRGERVVEGAFFARAREEGNDLGYDTIAASGNNATVLHWIRNNGAVHAGDLLLLDGGVEAESLYTADVTRTLPVNGTYTEVQRRVYQAVLDAADAGFEAAKPGAKFRDVHAAAVKVLAERLDSWGLLPVPLEEALSPEGQQHRRWMPHGVSHHLGMDVHDCAQARAELYLDGTITEGMVFTIEPGLYFKDTDLSVPEEYRGIGVRIEDDVLITADGPVNLSDALPRNPGDVEDWMAGIYAAE; translated from the coding sequence GTGACTACTGAAGCGAATTCGACGACATCCCTGCCCGAGCCCTCCGAAGGCCAGCCGCTCGAAGACCGGGTCAACAACCGGTCCCAGCGTCCCTCCTCGGAAGCCTTCAAGAAGTTCATGTCTTCCGGCTGGGCCGCGGAATCCGGTGAGCTGCCCGAAGCCGACGCCGTGGCGCCGTTCGCAGCGCGCCGCCGTCGGGCCCTTTCCAAGCGTTTCCCCGGCGAACGGCTGGTCATTCCGGCCGGCCCGCTGAAGGTGCGGTCCAACGACACCGATTACCGTTTCCGCCCGCACTCCGGCTTTGCGCACCTGACCGGCCTCGGCGTGGACCGCGAACCCGATGCCGTGCTCGTGATGGAGCCCACCGAACCCGGCGCGGGAGACGACGGCGGCAACCACACCGCCGTGCTGTACTTCCGCCCGCTCGCCGGCACGGACAGCGACGAGTTCTACTCCAACGCACGCTACGGCTCCTTCTGGATCGGGAACCGGCTCGGCCTGGCGGAGATCAGCGCGCTGATCGGCCTGCCCACCCGGCACCTCGACGAGGCGGAAACCGCCATCACCAACAACGTCGGAGACCCGCAGTTCGGTGGCATCTCCGTACGCCTGCTCCGCAGTGTCGACGAAATGGTCGACGCCCTGGTGGACACCGTCCGCTACAACACCGCCCTGGACCCGGAGAACGCCGACCTCAGCGCCCTGGATGCCCTCGACGGCGAACTGACCGAAGCCCTGTCGGAACTCCGCCTGGTCAAGGACGAATGGGAGATCGAGCAGATGAAGGCTGCCGTGGCCGCCACGGTCAACGGCTTCACCGAAGTGGTCAAGGCACTCCCCCGCGCCATTTCCCACCCCCGCGGCGAACGCGTCGTCGAAGGCGCCTTCTTTGCCCGCGCCCGGGAGGAGGGCAACGACCTCGGCTACGACACCATTGCCGCCTCCGGCAACAATGCCACGGTCCTGCACTGGATCCGCAACAACGGCGCCGTCCACGCCGGGGACCTGCTGCTGCTGGACGGTGGAGTGGAGGCCGAAAGCCTCTACACCGCGGACGTCACCCGCACCCTGCCCGTCAACGGAACCTACACGGAGGTCCAGCGCCGGGTATACCAGGCAGTACTCGACGCCGCAGACGCCGGATTCGAAGCCGCCAAGCCGGGCGCCAAGTTCCGCGACGTCCACGCTGCAGCCGTAAAGGTCCTGGCCGAACGCCTGGACAGCTGGGGCCTGCTGCCCGTGCCGCTCGAGGAAGCACTGTCCCCCGAAGGCCAGCAGCACCGCCGGTGGATGCCGCACGGCGTCAGCCACCACCTGGGCATGGACGTGCACGACTGTGCCCAGGCCCGGGCCGAGCTGTACCTGGACGGCACCATCACCGAGGGCATGGTCTTCACCATCGAACCGGGTCTCTACTTCAAGGACACCGACCTGTCCGTACCCGAGGAATACCGTGGCATCGGCGTGCGGATTGAGGACGACGTCCTCATCACCGCCGACGGGCCCGTGAACCTCAGCGACGCCCTGCCGCGTAACCCGGGCGACGTCGAAGACTGGATGGCAGGCATCTACGCTGCCGAGTAA
- a CDS encoding PHP domain-containing protein, with protein sequence MRIDLHTHSCVSDGTEQPADVIASAAKAGLDAIALTDHDTTAGWADAAAAAQEHGITFVPGMEVSCRSREGISVHVLSYLHDPAHPGLLEEIARSRAARVTRAELMVQRLAEDFPIDWDSVQEQVAPGATIGRPHIADALVAAGVVPNRSAAFSGILTARSPYFVAHYAPDPARAVELVRQAGGVPVFAHPVASSRGRVVGEETFTEMIDAGLLGVEVNHRDNPEQGREWLRRLAKDNDLLVTGSSDYHGTGKPNLLGEFTTEPAVLERIAELGTGAAVVGPLPQ encoded by the coding sequence GTGAGAATTGACCTGCATACCCACTCCTGCGTCTCCGACGGCACCGAGCAGCCGGCAGATGTTATCGCCTCCGCTGCGAAGGCCGGGCTGGACGCCATTGCACTGACCGATCACGATACGACGGCGGGCTGGGCCGACGCCGCCGCTGCCGCGCAGGAGCACGGGATCACCTTCGTTCCGGGTATGGAGGTGTCCTGCCGCAGCCGCGAGGGGATCAGCGTCCATGTGCTGTCCTATCTGCACGATCCGGCCCATCCGGGACTGCTCGAGGAGATCGCCCGGTCCCGCGCGGCCCGGGTTACCCGGGCAGAACTGATGGTGCAGCGTTTGGCGGAGGATTTCCCCATCGACTGGGACTCGGTGCAGGAACAGGTGGCCCCGGGAGCAACCATCGGCCGGCCGCACATTGCCGACGCACTGGTAGCTGCCGGTGTGGTCCCGAACCGGTCGGCGGCCTTCAGCGGCATCCTGACCGCGCGGTCGCCGTACTTCGTGGCGCATTACGCGCCGGACCCGGCACGGGCAGTGGAACTGGTCCGGCAGGCCGGCGGAGTCCCGGTCTTCGCGCACCCGGTGGCGTCCTCCCGCGGCCGGGTGGTGGGGGAGGAAACCTTCACCGAAATGATCGACGCCGGGCTGCTGGGCGTGGAAGTCAACCACCGGGACAATCCCGAGCAGGGCAGGGAATGGCTGCGCAGGCTGGCGAAGGATAATGACCTGCTGGTCACCGGCTCCAGCGATTACCACGGGACCGGGAAACCCAATCTCCTGGGCGAATTCACCACGGAGCCGGCAGTGCTGGAACGCATAGCCGAGCTCGGGACCGGTGCCGCCGTCGTCGGCCCCCTGCCGCAGTAG
- a CDS encoding Mrp/NBP35 family ATP-binding protein — translation MPVSEPASALEAQVLRALDTVQDPELRRPITELGMLKDVRLDAEGGVVVDVLLTIAGCPLRETITADVERALAAVPGVNTVGVNLDVMTPEQRNALKDRLRGGDPVRTIPFNRPDSLTRVYAVASGKGGVGKSSVTVNLAAAMASLGLRVGIVDADVHGFSVPGLLGITRPPTRVDEMILPPVAYGIKTISIGMFVDGNQPVAWRGPMLHRALEQFLTDVYFGDLDVLFLDLPPGTGDIAISVGQLLPGSEILLVTTPQSAAADVAERAGSVARQTGQKVAGVIENMSWLALPGGERLEIFGSGGGAAVSGRLGDTLGYPVPLLGSIPLDVALREGGDGGLPVVLADAAATVADTGAVSAADGGVGAEGTTREDAETAAAELRRIARELAHRPRGLAGRSLGVSPV, via the coding sequence GTGCCAGTATCCGAACCAGCTTCCGCATTGGAAGCACAGGTGCTCCGTGCCCTGGACACTGTCCAGGACCCGGAACTGCGCCGGCCCATCACCGAACTCGGGATGCTCAAGGACGTACGGCTCGACGCCGAAGGCGGCGTGGTAGTCGACGTACTCCTCACGATCGCCGGCTGTCCGCTGCGGGAGACCATCACGGCCGACGTCGAGCGCGCGCTAGCCGCGGTGCCCGGAGTGAACACTGTGGGCGTGAACCTGGACGTGATGACTCCCGAGCAGCGCAACGCGCTCAAGGACCGGCTGCGCGGCGGCGACCCGGTGCGGACCATCCCCTTCAACCGCCCCGATTCGCTGACCCGCGTGTATGCAGTGGCCAGCGGCAAGGGCGGCGTGGGCAAGTCCAGCGTCACCGTCAACCTCGCGGCGGCCATGGCCTCGCTCGGGCTGCGGGTGGGAATTGTCGACGCCGACGTCCACGGATTCTCGGTTCCCGGCCTCCTTGGAATCACCCGGCCGCCCACCCGCGTGGACGAGATGATCCTGCCGCCGGTGGCCTACGGCATCAAGACCATCTCCATTGGCATGTTCGTGGACGGCAACCAGCCGGTGGCCTGGCGCGGACCCATGCTGCACCGTGCCCTGGAGCAGTTCCTGACCGATGTGTATTTCGGGGACCTGGACGTGCTCTTCCTGGACCTGCCTCCCGGTACCGGAGATATCGCCATTTCCGTAGGGCAGCTCCTGCCGGGGTCGGAGATCCTGCTGGTTACCACGCCGCAGAGCGCCGCGGCGGACGTTGCCGAACGCGCCGGCAGCGTTGCCCGGCAGACCGGGCAGAAGGTCGCCGGCGTGATCGAGAACATGTCCTGGCTCGCACTGCCCGGCGGTGAGCGCCTGGAGATCTTCGGCTCCGGCGGAGGCGCCGCGGTGTCCGGCCGGCTGGGCGACACGCTGGGCTATCCGGTTCCGCTGCTGGGCAGCATCCCCCTCGACGTTGCCCTCCGTGAAGGCGGCGACGGCGGCCTGCCGGTAGTGCTGGCCGACGCTGCCGCCACGGTGGCGGATACAGGTGCGGTCAGTGCTGCTGACGGCGGTGTCGGCGCCGAGGGAACCACCCGGGAGGACGCAGAAACGGCCGCAGCCGAACTGCGGCGGATTGCCCGGGAGCTGGCACACCGGCCGCGCGGCCTGGCCGGACGCAGCCTCGGGGTCAGCCCGGTCTAG
- a CDS encoding magnesium transporter, with product MSTNPTRVFIARLLGLDVFDPLGDRLGRLRDAVVLDRGPGLPPQAVGIVVEVPGKKRVFVPLTRITSMDPGQIICTGLVNLRRFEQRGAEMLVVAELFDRRVQLRDGSGEATIEDIAIEQNRAGDWYVSNLFVRRGGSASRLRSLRRRGEQMILDWKDIAHWDATGPQAATSFVAQNDDLKAADFADALHEMSGKRRIEVASELQDERLADVLQELPDDDQVQILQSLDVERAADVLEEMDPDDAADLLNELPEEQKEELLALMEPEDARDVRRLLNYEEDTAGSLMTPVPVILPPEATVAEALAHVRREELTPALASSIYVCRPPLETPTGKYLGVVHIQQLLRSAPPEALGNILDTDLEPVRDYATISEVSRMLATYNLNSLPVINDAGRLVGAVTVDDVLDHLLPDDWRISDETGPITQQGRTNG from the coding sequence GTGAGTACAAATCCAACCCGAGTCTTTATTGCGCGCCTGCTCGGCCTTGACGTCTTCGACCCGCTGGGTGACCGTCTCGGCCGGCTGCGCGATGCGGTCGTGCTGGACCGCGGGCCGGGCCTCCCGCCCCAGGCCGTGGGCATCGTGGTGGAGGTTCCCGGCAAGAAGCGGGTCTTCGTCCCCCTCACCCGCATCACCTCCATGGACCCCGGGCAGATCATCTGCACCGGCCTGGTCAACCTGCGCCGCTTCGAACAGCGTGGAGCAGAGATGCTGGTGGTCGCGGAACTCTTCGACCGCCGGGTACAGCTGCGCGACGGCAGCGGCGAGGCCACCATTGAAGACATCGCCATTGAGCAGAACCGCGCCGGGGACTGGTACGTCTCCAACCTCTTCGTCCGCCGCGGCGGCTCTGCCTCCCGCCTGCGCTCCCTGCGCCGGCGCGGGGAACAGATGATCCTGGACTGGAAGGACATTGCCCACTGGGACGCCACCGGCCCGCAGGCCGCCACGTCCTTCGTCGCCCAGAATGATGACCTCAAGGCAGCCGACTTTGCCGATGCCCTGCATGAGATGAGCGGCAAACGCCGGATCGAAGTGGCCAGCGAGCTGCAGGACGAACGCCTCGCCGACGTCCTGCAGGAACTTCCCGACGACGACCAGGTCCAGATCCTGCAGTCCCTCGACGTGGAACGCGCCGCCGACGTGCTGGAGGAAATGGACCCCGACGACGCCGCGGACCTCCTCAACGAACTGCCCGAAGAGCAGAAGGAAGAGCTCCTTGCCCTCATGGAGCCCGAAGACGCCCGCGACGTCCGGCGCCTGCTGAACTACGAGGAAGACACCGCGGGGTCGCTGATGACCCCCGTGCCGGTCATCCTTCCGCCCGAGGCCACCGTGGCGGAGGCACTGGCACACGTGCGCCGCGAAGAGCTCACCCCCGCCCTTGCCTCTTCCATCTACGTCTGCCGGCCGCCGCTGGAAACCCCCACGGGGAAGTACCTCGGCGTGGTGCACATCCAGCAGCTGCTGCGCTCGGCACCGCCCGAGGCACTGGGCAACATCCTGGATACGGACCTGGAACCGGTCCGCGACTACGCCACCATCAGCGAAGTATCGCGGATGCTGGCCACCTATAACTTGAATTCGCTGCCGGTAATCAACGACGCCGGACGCCTGGTGGGTGCGGTCACGGTGGACGATGTGTTGGACCACCTGCTGCCGGACGACTGGCGCATCTCCGACGAAACCGGCCCGATAACGCAGCAGGGAAGGACAAATGGCTGA
- a CDS encoding general stress protein, which yields MSNLFGATPPRDAGRSLPKGETVGRYTAYLDAQKAVDYLADSKFPVQLVSIVGNELKSVERVTGRLTYPRVALSSALTGAWFGLFVGLALMLFGGSAAAISLLPSMALGAVFWVLFGVLAYALQRGRRDFTSTSQVIATSYDVIVAPEAANDARQLLHRLPMVGQAGHPQAPAGQRQDPQRPPAGGPQAPERPSGWANPYGQPAPDSDPAGQSPADAGRQLPAGADAAAKPTTPRGQFPDLPDGRPQYGVRRPAQPAVQPESVQPDSAQPAVPEQDSGSPQGSEQPRQ from the coding sequence ATGTCGAACCTATTTGGTGCCACCCCTCCGCGTGATGCGGGCCGCAGCTTGCCCAAGGGTGAAACGGTGGGCCGGTATACGGCTTACCTCGACGCCCAGAAGGCCGTGGACTACCTTGCCGACAGCAAGTTCCCGGTCCAGCTGGTCTCCATTGTCGGCAACGAACTCAAGTCCGTTGAACGGGTGACCGGCCGGCTGACCTACCCCCGGGTGGCGCTTTCGAGCGCACTCACGGGCGCCTGGTTCGGCCTCTTTGTCGGGCTTGCCCTGATGCTGTTCGGGGGCAGTGCCGCCGCGATCTCCCTCCTTCCGTCCATGGCCCTGGGTGCCGTGTTCTGGGTACTCTTCGGGGTCCTGGCCTATGCCCTGCAGCGCGGGCGCAGGGACTTCACCTCCACCAGCCAGGTCATTGCCACCAGCTACGACGTCATTGTGGCCCCCGAGGCGGCCAACGACGCCCGGCAGCTGCTGCACCGGCTGCCGATGGTCGGACAGGCAGGGCACCCGCAGGCGCCGGCCGGCCAGCGCCAGGACCCCCAGCGCCCGCCCGCAGGCGGACCTCAGGCCCCGGAACGTCCCTCCGGCTGGGCCAACCCTTACGGCCAGCCCGCTCCGGACTCCGATCCCGCAGGGCAGTCCCCGGCCGATGCCGGGCGGCAGCTGCCTGCAGGAGCAGACGCCGCAGCCAAGCCCACGACGCCGCGCGGCCAGTTCCCCGACCTTCCTGACGGCCGCCCGCAGTACGGCGTCCGGCGTCCGGCGCAGCCTGCAGTGCAGCCTGAATCCGTGCAGCCCGATTCTGCGCAGCCCGCCGTTCCGGAACAGGATTCGGGTTCTCCTCAGGGTTCAGAGCAGCCCCGCCAGTAG
- a CDS encoding DUF1003 domain-containing protein, producing the protein MAEKIKSTTTGLDTPRSARTRWLPRLSPNPDAFGHATENFARFMGTPQFLVYMTVFCLVWLAWNTWGPESARFDSAALGFTVLTLMLSLQASYAAPLLLLAQNRQDDRDRVSVRQDRERAERNLMDTEYLTREIAELRIALREVATRDYVRSEIRGLLEELLEANDDREDGGTRRRRRSSDSTDSMPKLNPGGRER; encoded by the coding sequence ATGGCTGAAAAGATCAAGTCAACAACCACCGGCCTCGACACTCCCCGCTCTGCACGGACCCGATGGCTGCCGCGGCTCTCCCCGAACCCCGACGCCTTCGGCCATGCCACGGAGAATTTCGCCCGGTTCATGGGCACCCCGCAGTTCCTGGTCTACATGACGGTCTTTTGCCTCGTGTGGCTGGCCTGGAACACCTGGGGGCCGGAATCCGCCCGCTTTGACAGTGCCGCCCTGGGCTTCACCGTCCTGACGCTTATGCTCTCGCTGCAGGCCTCCTACGCCGCTCCCCTGCTGCTGCTGGCGCAGAACCGGCAGGACGACCGGGACCGCGTCTCCGTCCGGCAGGACCGCGAACGCGCCGAGCGCAACCTTATGGATACCGAATACCTCACCCGGGAAATCGCCGAACTGCGGATTGCCCTGCGTGAGGTTGCCACCCGTGACTATGTCCGCTCCGAAATCCGCGGGCTGCTGGAGGAACTCCTCGAGGCCAATGACGACCGCGAGGACGGCGGGACGCGGCGCCGCCGCCGCAGTTCGGACAGCACCGACAGCATGCCCAAACTCAATCCCGGCGGGAGGGAACGCTAA
- a CDS encoding Sec-independent protein translocase family protein — protein MVGINGYEFILLAIIAVVILGPERLPEYASQLARLVREVRRMASGAREQLREEVGPEIDEVDWRKLDPRQYDPRRIIKEALLDDFDDAAKAVSGRPSAAPAPPVPAAQPAAASAAPAAAAASAAASRPPAVKPLERLAEGQPAPFDIEAT, from the coding sequence GTGGTAGGAATCAACGGTTACGAGTTCATCCTTCTGGCAATAATCGCCGTGGTGATACTAGGTCCCGAACGCCTGCCCGAATACGCTTCGCAGTTGGCCCGGCTGGTGCGGGAAGTGCGTCGGATGGCCTCCGGCGCCCGTGAGCAATTGCGTGAAGAAGTGGGCCCCGAGATTGACGAAGTGGACTGGCGGAAGCTGGATCCACGGCAGTACGACCCGCGACGCATCATTAAGGAAGCGTTGCTGGATGATTTCGACGACGCCGCCAAAGCGGTGAGCGGACGGCCGTCCGCAGCGCCCGCCCCTCCGGTTCCGGCGGCCCAGCCGGCAGCGGCTTCTGCCGCACCCGCAGCTGCTGCCGCGTCAGCAGCAGCGAGCCGGCCGCCTGCGGTGAAACCGCTGGAACGCCTCGCCGAGGGCCAGCCTGCACCGTTCGACATCGAAGCAACGTAG
- a CDS encoding anti-sigma factor family protein, with protein MRHPTRHLRNYIDGETTPQREQAIDAHLSRCASCRAAVAEERRLRSRLRAFRVPDAGPELSARIAGRVTALQSGCPEPEGRQSGAAAKTLDRRSHALAAAGAVAAAGAVLLGGAYFAGSILEVPAQTGARAAMADGWEEVAQSGDLGADQLQLLRAHGWTCPELADLGLKLESARSLRVQGRPAVEMTFAAADGEQLRLVEQHPLPGEDHQPVINGVTGRTVSEDGFSVAGSQAGPAVFGSDEHPGQKVVAAGSVTYTFESSQPEKSLPRAVEELSLLESARLARTGGDSEPMERIVRGLSMFTRTGWSL; from the coding sequence GTGCGACACCCCACACGGCATTTACGGAACTACATCGACGGCGAAACAACCCCGCAGCGCGAGCAGGCCATTGACGCTCACTTGTCCCGCTGCGCCTCGTGCCGCGCCGCGGTCGCGGAGGAACGCCGGCTGCGCAGCCGCCTGCGTGCCTTCCGGGTGCCCGATGCCGGTCCTGAACTTTCCGCCCGGATTGCGGGACGGGTGACGGCACTGCAGTCCGGCTGCCCGGAACCCGAAGGACGTCAGTCCGGGGCGGCGGCCAAGACCCTTGACCGGCGCAGCCATGCCTTGGCCGCAGCCGGGGCGGTAGCAGCAGCCGGGGCGGTGCTGCTCGGCGGTGCCTATTTTGCCGGCAGCATCCTCGAGGTTCCGGCGCAGACCGGTGCGCGTGCCGCCATGGCCGACGGCTGGGAGGAAGTTGCCCAAAGCGGCGACCTTGGAGCGGACCAGCTGCAGCTGCTTCGTGCGCATGGCTGGACCTGCCCCGAACTGGCGGATCTGGGCTTGAAACTGGAGTCCGCCCGCTCCCTCCGGGTCCAGGGGCGTCCCGCCGTCGAAATGACCTTCGCTGCTGCTGACGGGGAACAACTCCGGCTGGTGGAACAGCATCCGCTGCCGGGAGAGGACCACCAGCCCGTGATCAACGGCGTGACCGGCCGGACCGTCTCGGAAGACGGGTTCTCGGTTGCGGGGTCGCAGGCCGGCCCGGCTGTCTTCGGTTCCGATGAGCATCCCGGCCAGAAGGTCGTGGCAGCCGGCAGCGTCACCTACACCTTCGAGTCCAGCCAGCCGGAGAAATCGCTGCCCCGGGCGGTGGAGGAGCTTTCCCTGCTCGAATCCGCCCGCCTCGCCCGCACCGGCGGCGATTCCGAGCCGATGGAACGCATTGTCCGCGGCCTTTCCATGTTCACACGTACGGGCTGGAGCCTCTAG